In Notamacropus eugenii isolate mMacEug1 chromosome 1, mMacEug1.pri_v2, whole genome shotgun sequence, one genomic interval encodes:
- the ANK1 gene encoding ankyrin-1 isoform X7, translating into MWTFVTQLLVTLVLLSFFLVSCQNVMHIVRGSLYYVLKHLHQELDKELGEDESLSDDEESVSTRVVRRRVIVKGNELQDIPGEHVTEEQFTDEQGNIITKKIIRKVVRQIDTSGDTQELEEVNTEGSLQEPSELEADIEDFMVHAKDHTSTPNH; encoded by the exons ATGTGGACCTTTGTTACCCAGCTCTTGGTGACATTGGTGCTGCTGAGctttttcctggtcagttgtcaGAATGTCATGCACATTGTCCGAGGCTCCCTGTACTATGTGCTGAAACATTTACATCAGGAACTGGACAAGGAGCTAGGGGAGGACGAGAGCCTGAGTGATGATGAGGAATCCGTCTCCACCAGGGTGGTGCGGCGTCGGGTCATTGTGAAG GGGAATGAGCTTCAGGACATCCCAGGGGAACACGTGACTGAAGAACAATTCACGGACGAGCAAGGCAACATCATCACAAAGAAG atcATCCGCAAAGTGGTTCGACAGATAGACACATCTGGGGACACCCAGGAACTAGAGGAGGTGAATACTGAGGGGTCTCTGCAGGAGCCCAGTGAGCTGGAAGCAGATATTGAGGACTTTATGGTGCATGCCAAG